One window of the Chryseobacterium sp. CY350 genome contains the following:
- a CDS encoding HNH endonuclease yields the protein MSKTTFDNITRSSIWTAHNYLCFYCSQTLDWGDLQIDHIIPESLQNKQKEFDLIKNDLRLDKNFDLNEIYNLVPSHSKCNSRKSDDIFIKKTILYYLSLASKAEPKVRTEIEKLKTRKNKGLIISKLQSALSARIINTEELKRILYEAEQKSWNLKEIKLPLGIEFIDDIYDIFYFDTNFDAILDKKLMINSEDEYLELANDNNDLFKVSTLNEWKDATKKGFYPMTTYAIKMSNTFTFFEEFIEALQKAKMPKISFINDPWIKINMLEYLSPNIIYDAEGGLTEYIKEGLSIGELVRRGIIKYSISNGIFEFGLKFEGFETLFLEQFRADFNDDGIEDIFVSGWVRSIQGTMGFGFTEVLTRLSNKSLIDKDSMNSN from the coding sequence ATGAGTAAAACGACATTTGATAATATAACAAGAAGTAGTATATGGACTGCACATAATTATTTATGCTTTTATTGCAGCCAAACATTAGACTGGGGAGATTTACAAATTGATCATATCATTCCTGAATCACTTCAAAATAAGCAAAAAGAATTTGACCTCATTAAAAATGATTTAAGATTAGATAAAAATTTTGACCTTAATGAAATTTATAACTTAGTTCCCTCCCACAGTAAGTGTAATTCAAGAAAAAGTGATGATATATTTATAAAAAAAACTATACTATATTATCTTTCTCTTGCTTCAAAAGCTGAACCAAAAGTTAGAACTGAAATTGAAAAGTTGAAAACAAGAAAAAATAAAGGACTAATTATTTCTAAACTTCAATCTGCACTTTCAGCAAGAATTATAAATACCGAAGAATTAAAAAGAATTTTATACGAGGCAGAACAGAAGAGTTGGAATTTAAAAGAAATAAAACTGCCACTCGGAATTGAATTTATCGACGATATCTATGATATATTTTATTTTGACACAAATTTTGACGCTATTTTAGACAAAAAGTTAATGATAAATAGTGAAGATGAATACCTTGAATTAGCAAATGATAACAATGATTTATTTAAGGTTTCTACATTAAATGAATGGAAGGATGCTACTAAAAAAGGGTTTTATCCTATGACAACATATGCAATTAAAATGTCGAATACTTTTACTTTTTTCGAAGAGTTTATTGAAGCTCTACAAAAAGCCAAAATGCCCAAAATTTCATTTATCAATGATCCGTGGATAAAAATAAATATGTTAGAATATTTATCTCCCAATATTATATATGACGCGGAAGGAGGACTAACTGAATATATAAAAGAAGGCTTATCAATTGGGGAATTGGTAAGAAGAGGAATTATAAAATATAGTATTTCCAATGGAATATTTGAATTTGGCTTAAAGTTCGAAGGTTTTGAAACACTATTTTTAGAGCAATTTAGAGCAGATTTTAATGATGACGGAATAGAAGATATTTTTGTCAGTGGCTGGGTAAGGTCAATTCAAGGTACAATGGGATTTGGATTTACAGAAGTATTAACGCGACTTTCTAATAAAAGTCTCATAGATAAAGACTCAATGAATAGTAATTAG
- a CDS encoding DUF2971 domain-containing protein: MNDATELKWARDLFLNTLKAYKNEFTQDFRFAIINSVFTVDNYVLPLIGCFSFNGDLLSQWRAYADDGKGFSIGFSSNLIQQGLGVNIQPISYDLKEQKEIIIDSLKELFIVWKENKKLFLNISKGFSIDLNYLKNPHFKEEAEVRIVRLIVKDQDSLKYHDVGGNSEINKIQPLSILERERNGQKIKFIKLPITIPNHQIIKEIILGPKSTLDYDKVKKLLEYNNFKNVKIKKSQIPYR, translated from the coding sequence ATGAATGACGCTACAGAGTTAAAATGGGCTAGGGACCTATTCCTTAACACATTAAAAGCTTATAAAAATGAATTTACCCAAGATTTTAGATTTGCGATAATTAATTCTGTTTTCACAGTCGACAATTACGTGCTACCATTAATTGGTTGCTTTTCTTTTAATGGAGACTTACTAAGTCAATGGAGAGCCTATGCGGATGACGGAAAAGGCTTTTCAATAGGCTTTTCTTCAAACCTAATTCAGCAAGGACTTGGTGTAAATATTCAACCAATAAGTTACGATTTAAAAGAACAAAAAGAAATCATCATAGATAGCCTAAAAGAGTTATTCATAGTTTGGAAAGAAAATAAAAAATTATTCCTTAATATTAGTAAAGGTTTTTCAATAGATTTAAATTACCTAAAAAATCCACATTTTAAAGAGGAGGCGGAAGTTAGAATAGTTCGTCTAATAGTTAAGGATCAGGATTCTCTAAAATATCATGACGTTGGTGGAAATAGCGAAATAAACAAAATACAACCTCTCTCTATTTTAGAAAGAGAACGAAATGGGCAAAAAATTAAATTTATTAAATTGCCAATTACAATTCCCAATCATCAGATAATTAAGGAAATAATTCTTGGTCCAAAGTCAACGCTTGATTATGATAAAGTAAAAAAATTATTAGAATATAATAATTTTAAAAACGTAAAAATAAAAAAATCACAAATCCCTTATAGATAA
- a CDS encoding Kelch repeat-containing protein: MKTKLLLLSLFGFCLANAQTLNFKHLSDMSVRRGAISSAIADDNIYVSNGYKDSDGNATIIEKYSIKDNRWSVINSTLVPKRFANSETYGNKIYIFNGWGNSHLEIIDLETHQKTKGAVNHAYTGNAGSAIHNGKIYTFGGSGLNNAATTVFSDRFQYYDIASDTWHPLPNMPTAREARGKIVNDKLYVIGGFNGTSSRLVNVFDLNKNQWTEQYTMPDAISGHSLAVSGNKIFIAGGYNNQSFLAYFDTETNTLHKLSSNMIPRRHAAAEIYNDKLYIIGGSTTSSTKSSIKSIQVADISQEALSAK, encoded by the coding sequence TTGAAAACAAAATTATTACTCCTTTCACTTTTCGGTTTCTGCTTAGCCAATGCACAAACCCTAAATTTTAAACATCTTTCGGATATGTCTGTTCGCAGAGGAGCGATAAGCAGTGCTATTGCAGATGACAATATCTATGTGAGCAATGGTTATAAAGATTCGGATGGTAACGCTACCATTATTGAGAAATACAGTATTAAAGATAACCGTTGGAGTGTAATCAATTCTACTTTGGTTCCTAAAAGATTTGCCAATTCGGAGACTTACGGTAATAAAATTTATATTTTTAACGGGTGGGGAAACAGCCATCTTGAAATTATAGATCTTGAAACTCATCAAAAAACGAAGGGAGCTGTTAATCATGCCTACACAGGAAATGCAGGTTCTGCCATCCATAACGGAAAAATATATACGTTCGGCGGAAGTGGGCTAAACAATGCCGCCACAACTGTATTTTCTGATAGATTCCAATATTACGACATCGCTTCAGACACATGGCATCCATTACCGAATATGCCAACAGCCAGAGAAGCAAGGGGCAAAATAGTGAATGATAAGCTTTATGTTATTGGTGGTTTTAACGGTACATCATCCCGTTTGGTGAACGTGTTTGATCTCAACAAAAATCAATGGACTGAGCAATATACGATGCCTGATGCAATATCGGGTCATTCATTAGCGGTATCCGGTAATAAGATTTTTATTGCAGGAGGTTACAACAATCAATCTTTTCTGGCCTACTTTGATACAGAGACCAATACGTTGCATAAGTTATCATCCAATATGATTCCCAGAAGACATGCTGCTGCGGAAATATATAATGATAAATTATACATCATCGGCGGAAGTACAACATCCTCAACAAAATCATCTATTAAAAGCATTCAGGTTGCTGATATTAGCCAAGAAGCTCTTTCTGCTAAATAA
- a CDS encoding tyrosine-type recombinase/integrase produces MKASLKKAGLDSPASVRTLRHSYATHLLENGVDIRIIKELLGHNNIKTTEIYTHITDVTRFQVKSPLDFL; encoded by the coding sequence ATGAAAGCTTCCTTGAAAAAAGCGGGTTTAGATTCTCCTGCATCTGTTCGTACCCTGAGACATTCCTATGCAACTCATCTTTTAGAAAACGGTGTAGATATCAGGATTATTAAGGAGCTTTTGGGACATAATAATATAAAAACAACAGAAATCTATACCCATATTACCGATGTCACAAGGTTTCAAGTAAAAAGTCCACTGGATTTTCTTTAA
- a CDS encoding tyrosine-type recombinase/integrase, whose translation MNKNYVEDFATILRLQRYAKSSIKTYTSHLSYFLKLSAKFQPEDITQKQLEDFVIWLVEKKKVGSSYQKAMISTIVKFYKETFQRTVNLKHLYPQRSENKLPKFLTKKEVKKILDSTSNIKHKAILTTIYSCGLRLGELLELKISDIKTDQNILLIRQSKGNKDRVVMLSSKLVELLREYYKIYNPTKYLFEGPENKKYPSAVCNR comes from the coding sequence ATGAATAAAAATTATGTAGAAGATTTTGCTACGATATTGCGCCTTCAGCGGTATGCAAAAAGCAGTATTAAAACCTATACCTCTCATTTGTCTTATTTTTTGAAACTTTCCGCAAAGTTTCAACCTGAAGATATCACACAAAAACAATTGGAAGATTTTGTTATCTGGCTCGTTGAAAAGAAAAAAGTGGGATCATCTTATCAAAAAGCAATGATTTCCACTATTGTGAAATTTTATAAAGAAACTTTTCAAAGAACAGTCAATTTAAAACATCTTTACCCTCAGAGAAGTGAAAATAAATTACCAAAATTTCTAACTAAAAAAGAGGTGAAAAAGATTTTAGATTCTACTTCCAACATAAAGCATAAAGCAATTCTTACAACCATTTACTCGTGTGGTCTAAGATTAGGTGAATTATTAGAACTTAAAATTTCTGATATCAAAACAGATCAAAATATCCTCCTGATCAGACAATCAAAAGGAAATAAAGATAGAGTAGTAATGCTCTCCTCCAAACTTGTTGAGCTATTGAGAGAATATTATAAAATCTATAACCCTACAAAATATTTATTTGAAGGTCCTGAAAATAAGAAATATCCCAGCGCAGTGTGCAACAGATAA
- a CDS encoding DUF2075 domain-containing protein, with product MPGKYQNKISEFLKADNETVVGHLAIGVTNHQLLMQQRTSWNHQVTFLKEAFQHLPQDWQLILEYPIPRRSKRIDVILLANDLIFVIEFKDKETKYMPDAISQVEDYSLDLRDFHKQSASFALIPIVWASEATDKSNRLFDNGDFVKPTLFSNRQNLHSTIKSAFEFYTNTTNTKIDPGDWNNSEYLPTPTIIEAAQHLFSGQNVREISRSHAGSENLTDTTNAILKAIKDAQEKDEKIICFITGVPGAGKTLAGLNIVHNVENHSGKGVFLSGNGPLVKVLTEALARDNSKRNQISLVQSRREIAFVQNVHQFLDFYHNNDQTPQDKIILFDEAQRAWNAEHSKRKFDRDFSEAEMLFNIMNRNEGWAVIVALIGSGQEINTGEAGLAEWGKTISEKFSNWRIYISPELKDGTSNIANYKLFETAPTNLSITELPELHLKVSIRSYKAEKLSEWVVALLEDEPLTAKELLQNHLKDYPIFITRNLETARKFLRNRNRGHRRTGIVASSGARRLKPFGLDVTAEIDVANWFLNPKEDVRSSCFLELPATEFAVQGLELDWVGLCWGDDFRKEDSGWSFHAFKGTKWQLERQDERKQFIKNKYRVLLTRGREGLIIFIPEGSETDHTRPNKNYDTTYDYLKRTGIKEL from the coding sequence ATGCCAGGAAAATATCAAAATAAAATTTCCGAATTTCTAAAAGCAGACAATGAAACTGTTGTTGGTCATTTAGCTATTGGTGTTACAAATCACCAGCTTTTAATGCAGCAAAGAACATCCTGGAATCATCAAGTTACATTTTTAAAAGAAGCGTTTCAGCATCTGCCACAAGACTGGCAATTGATCCTTGAATATCCAATTCCCAGACGTTCAAAACGAATTGACGTTATTCTTTTGGCTAACGACTTAATTTTCGTAATTGAATTTAAAGACAAGGAAACAAAATACATGCCTGACGCTATTAGCCAAGTAGAGGACTACTCGTTAGACCTTAGAGATTTTCATAAACAATCAGCATCATTTGCTTTAATACCAATTGTTTGGGCATCTGAAGCAACGGATAAATCAAATCGACTGTTCGACAACGGAGACTTTGTAAAACCAACATTGTTTTCAAATAGACAGAATTTGCATTCAACAATCAAATCCGCATTTGAATTTTATACAAATACAACGAATACGAAAATAGATCCAGGTGATTGGAACAATAGTGAATATCTTCCCACTCCTACAATTATAGAAGCAGCTCAACATCTTTTTTCTGGGCAAAATGTAAGAGAGATTTCTCGTTCGCACGCTGGTTCAGAAAATTTAACTGACACCACAAATGCTATATTAAAAGCAATTAAAGATGCTCAAGAGAAAGATGAGAAAATCATATGTTTTATTACTGGTGTTCCTGGTGCAGGAAAAACTTTGGCAGGACTAAATATAGTTCACAACGTTGAAAATCATTCAGGAAAAGGGGTTTTCCTATCTGGAAACGGCCCATTAGTAAAAGTATTAACTGAAGCATTAGCGAGAGATAATTCAAAAAGAAATCAAATATCATTGGTCCAATCAAGGAGAGAAATTGCCTTCGTTCAGAATGTTCATCAGTTTCTTGACTTCTACCATAATAACGACCAGACTCCACAAGACAAAATAATTCTATTTGACGAAGCTCAAAGAGCTTGGAACGCGGAACATTCAAAAAGAAAATTTGATAGAGACTTTTCAGAAGCAGAAATGTTGTTCAACATAATGAATAGAAACGAAGGTTGGGCTGTCATTGTTGCATTAATTGGCAGTGGGCAAGAGATAAACACCGGAGAAGCTGGACTTGCAGAATGGGGCAAAACGATAAGTGAAAAGTTTTCAAATTGGAGAATTTATATTTCACCCGAACTTAAAGATGGAACTTCAAATATTGCGAACTATAAACTTTTTGAAACTGCACCGACTAACCTTTCAATTACAGAGTTGCCAGAGCTACATTTAAAAGTTTCTATTAGGTCTTATAAAGCAGAAAAGCTTTCCGAATGGGTTGTGGCACTTTTAGAAGATGAACCATTAACAGCTAAAGAGCTTTTGCAAAATCATCTAAAGGATTATCCAATTTTCATAACTCGTAATCTTGAGACAGCTAGAAAGTTTTTAAGAAATAGAAATCGAGGACATAGACGTACTGGAATAGTAGCAAGTTCTGGTGCCAGACGGCTAAAGCCTTTTGGGCTGGACGTAACCGCAGAAATTGATGTTGCTAACTGGTTTCTAAATCCTAAAGAAGATGTTCGTTCATCTTGCTTTTTAGAATTACCTGCAACTGAATTTGCAGTTCAAGGTTTGGAACTTGACTGGGTTGGTCTTTGCTGGGGTGACGACTTTAGGAAAGAAGATTCCGGTTGGTCTTTTCACGCATTTAAAGGAACTAAATGGCAACTTGAAAGACAAGATGAAAGAAAGCAGTTTATAAAAAACAAGTATCGTGTTTTATTAACTCGTGGACGTGAAGGTTTAATTATATTCATTCCAGAAGGTTCTGAGACTGACCACACGAGACCAAATAAAAATTACGATACAACATATGATTATTTAAAACGGACAGGAATAAAAGAACTTTAA
- a CDS encoding winged helix-turn-helix domain-containing protein: protein MIFTIFAAFDTDSREDFDVAKREVLLRRVGHELLLQSGDRTSRVLPVKKIGENEYQISFEDELTFQPDSLVNLTKRLLAKDQMSSDYIVNVLNCKNSSVAYGYSVSRNQKDDIVSCLGRKQPKACYMINLKFKPTAINTTKGAFLVGGFSFLAFMGLVLFKSKSLKSRKAVPEIQQNDLFTLGSIVFDSKNRKLIIDDKTIDLTATESRVLLIFASSPNEIIERSRLQKEIWEDDGVIVGRSLDMFISKLRKKLEIDPHIKIVVIRGKGYRLEINS from the coding sequence ATGATCTTTACCATTTTTGCGGCTTTCGATACAGACAGTCGTGAAGACTTTGACGTTGCCAAGAGGGAAGTGTTACTTAGAAGGGTAGGACATGAATTGCTTTTGCAGTCGGGCGACCGTACTTCAAGAGTCCTTCCTGTAAAAAAGATCGGAGAAAATGAATATCAAATTAGTTTTGAGGATGAACTTACTTTTCAACCCGATTCTTTGGTAAATCTTACTAAACGTCTGCTGGCTAAAGATCAGATGTCAAGTGATTATATTGTCAACGTTCTCAACTGTAAAAACTCCAGTGTCGCTTATGGATATTCGGTTTCCAGGAATCAAAAAGATGACATTGTATCTTGCCTGGGAAGAAAACAACCCAAAGCTTGTTATATGATCAACCTTAAATTTAAACCCACTGCGATCAACACTACCAAAGGTGCTTTTCTTGTTGGTGGCTTTTCGTTTTTAGCTTTTATGGGTCTTGTTTTATTTAAATCTAAATCTTTAAAATCAAGAAAAGCTGTACCCGAAATTCAGCAAAATGATCTTTTCACTTTGGGTTCGATAGTATTTGATTCCAAAAACAGAAAACTGATCATTGATGATAAGACCATCGATCTTACTGCAACGGAAAGTAGAGTATTGCTCATTTTCGCATCGTCTCCCAACGAAATCATCGAGAGAAGCCGACTGCAAAAGGAAATCTGGGAAGATGACGGCGTGATTGTAGGACGAAGTCTGGATATGTTTATCTCAAAACTCAGAAAAAAACTAGAGATCGATCCTCATATTAAAATTGTGGTGATCCGCGGGAAAGGGTATAGGCTGGAAATTAATTCTTAA
- a CDS encoding DUF2200 domain-containing protein, which produces MQNTRIFTTSFASVYPHYIAKAEKKGRTREELHQIIFWLTGYNEKSLEEILQNRTDFKTFFDEAPQINPNVVLIKGVICGYRVEEIEEELMRNIRYLDKMVDELAKGKAMEKILRKN; this is translated from the coding sequence ATGCAAAACACAAGAATTTTTACGACATCATTTGCCAGCGTTTACCCACATTATATTGCAAAAGCAGAGAAGAAAGGCCGAACAAGAGAAGAACTTCATCAGATCATTTTTTGGCTGACAGGATACAATGAAAAAAGCCTCGAAGAGATATTGCAAAACAGAACAGATTTTAAAACCTTTTTTGATGAAGCGCCACAAATAAATCCTAATGTTGTTTTAATAAAAGGCGTCATTTGCGGGTATCGTGTAGAAGAGATAGAGGAGGAACTGATGAGAAACATTCGATATCTTGATAAAATGGTTGACGAGCTGGCAAAAGGGAAAGCAATGGAGAAAATCTTAAGAAAAAACTAA
- a CDS encoding T9SS C-terminal target domain-containing protein, producing MKTTLFFLCASAAVLSAQTTITKAFNDPLIGETINNVNVNGTVNNSATGANTTFTNSSLTQGSASVTTYSAPSAGEITTFPGSTLKMVGGGSTVYYKQTATKLEITGLVTTDATLNFSSNNGTFISYPAGFGFSENDAAAGTFSSTAGSGNFSGTITIDADASGTLLIGSKTYTNILRIKSVQNFNLTVFGFSVGTVVNTAYSYYDSVHKFPLLSTTNAVITVQGTPQSTNIAQALNETFLAVSDFTKKDSFKIYPNPASDFY from the coding sequence ATGAAAACAACTTTATTCTTTTTATGTGCATCTGCTGCGGTTTTATCTGCACAAACAACGATTACAAAAGCATTTAATGATCCATTGATCGGCGAAACCATAAATAATGTGAATGTGAACGGAACCGTAAATAATTCGGCTACCGGAGCAAATACAACTTTCACAAACAGCAGTCTGACACAAGGATCCGCATCGGTAACGACCTACTCTGCTCCATCAGCAGGCGAAATAACTACATTTCCGGGGTCGACCCTCAAAATGGTGGGCGGAGGAAGTACAGTTTATTATAAGCAGACCGCCACAAAATTGGAAATTACAGGACTGGTAACCACCGATGCAACCCTCAACTTTTCTTCGAACAACGGAACATTTATCAGTTATCCTGCAGGCTTTGGATTTTCTGAAAATGATGCCGCCGCAGGAACTTTTTCATCTACCGCTGGTTCAGGAAATTTCAGCGGAACTATCACTATTGACGCAGACGCATCAGGAACGCTTCTGATTGGATCGAAAACCTACACCAATATTTTAAGGATTAAATCTGTACAGAATTTTAATCTGACGGTGTTTGGGTTTTCTGTGGGAACGGTTGTGAATACAGCATATTCTTATTATGACAGCGTGCACAAATTTCCGCTTCTAAGCACAACGAATGCTGTAATTACAGTGCAGGGAACTCCACAAAGCACCAATATTGCACAGGCTCTTAATGAAACTTTTCTGGCAGTATCTGATTTCACGAAAAAAGATTCATTCAAAATTTATCCTAATCCCGCATCCGATTTTTATTGA
- a CDS encoding T9SS type A sorting domain-containing protein codes for MKLFWQYLISRKKIHSKFILIPHPIFIEFQGDLSKYSTANIYSLDGKLIKMSDLKSGKIQISELPSASYFIEVSGNKSQSESVKFIKK; via the coding sequence ATGAAACTTTTCTGGCAGTATCTGATTTCACGAAAAAAGATTCATTCAAAATTTATCCTAATCCCGCATCCGATTTTTATTGAATTCCAAGGAGATCTGTCAAAATATTCTACAGCCAACATTTACAGTTTAGACGGAAAATTGATTAAAATGTCAGATTTAAAATCAGGAAAAATACAGATTTCGGAATTGCCTTCTGCTTCTTATTTTATTGAAGTTTCTGGAAATAAATCACAGTCTGAAAGTGTAAAATTCATTAAAAAGTAA
- a CDS encoding DUF3575 domain-containing protein yields MKKLLIIAPLLFISTVSAQETAVTEVNTVAEDKMNIVKTNVTGYAFRNINISYERSINRWFAINVGFGTVAEGKVPFMNAFLNEEDEKDFKNLKIKATNFTIEPRFYIGQGYGKGFYFAPYYRYSKVSTNTFDYTYDYSAFGTTIPIPLKGLGDAKGNSGGLMVGAQFFLNKQHSFVLDFWIAGAHYGSGKGDFSLTSDIFLTPEMQAELKREIENLDIPFVDYTVETNTNGARIKVDGPWAGFRSGFSLGYRF; encoded by the coding sequence ATGAAAAAACTTTTAATCATTGCTCCACTCCTCTTTATATCTACTGTAAGTGCGCAGGAAACCGCCGTAACTGAAGTAAATACAGTCGCCGAGGATAAAATGAACATCGTCAAAACCAATGTGACGGGATACGCTTTCAGAAACATTAATATTTCTTACGAAAGATCGATCAACAGATGGTTTGCAATCAATGTCGGTTTTGGAACCGTCGCAGAAGGAAAAGTTCCTTTTATGAATGCTTTTCTTAACGAAGAAGATGAGAAAGATTTTAAGAATCTTAAAATAAAGGCTACCAATTTTACCATAGAGCCAAGATTTTACATTGGCCAGGGATATGGCAAAGGTTTTTACTTTGCACCATATTACCGCTACTCGAAAGTTTCTACCAATACATTTGACTACACATATGACTACAGCGCGTTTGGTACTACAATTCCGATTCCGCTAAAAGGTCTAGGGGATGCCAAAGGAAATAGTGGAGGCTTGATGGTAGGCGCGCAGTTTTTCTTAAACAAGCAACATAGTTTTGTTTTAGATTTCTGGATCGCAGGTGCACATTATGGTTCCGGGAAGGGAGATTTTAGCCTTACAAGCGATATTTTTCTGACTCCGGAGATGCAGGCAGAATTGAAACGAGAGATCGAGAATCTTGATATTCCTTTTGTAGATTACACCGTAGAAACTAACACCAACGGAGCCAGAATTAAAGTTGATGGACCGTGGGCAGGCTTCAGAAGTGGTTTTTCTTTGGGTTATAGATTTTAA
- a CDS encoding CPBP family intramembrane glutamic endopeptidase — protein sequence MTVKVPSLPYKFKTFHAIIFWIILTVPFLEEFVFRLVLRYNSVFAGKINRQKWDQYFPYLVYITSISFGLVHVSNYYNDSAIFYALLPLILLSQLSGGFVLSYIRVRINFYYGFIYHALWNFTAVIIIPAIFLLFSGSIEEHTKSYNLRIEEQILFHQNQTQKFSNDIRDNKIYKIEAEQFYLQDILDMVYGKNQFYVEEYLININFSSKGGVTKDEFKEILEKEYALK from the coding sequence ATGACTGTGAAAGTACCAAGTTTACCATATAAATTTAAAACATTTCACGCTATTATTTTTTGGATTATTCTCACAGTTCCATTTTTAGAAGAATTCGTCTTCAGGTTAGTCCTTAGATATAATTCTGTATTCGCGGGAAAAATCAACAGACAGAAATGGGATCAGTATTTTCCTTATTTAGTCTACATCACCAGTATTTCATTCGGTTTAGTGCATGTAAGTAATTACTATAACGACTCTGCAATATTTTATGCTTTGCTGCCACTTATACTTTTGAGTCAGCTTTCCGGGGGATTTGTACTTAGCTATATCCGTGTCAGAATTAATTTTTACTACGGTTTTATTTATCATGCATTATGGAATTTCACTGCTGTTATAATTATTCCTGCAATATTTTTACTATTTTCCGGTTCGATCGAAGAACATACAAAAAGTTATAATTTAAGAATTGAAGAACAAATTCTATTTCATCAGAATCAAACTCAGAAATTTTCTAATGATATTCGGGATAACAAAATTTACAAAATTGAAGCAGAGCAATTTTATCTTCAGGACATTCTTGATATGGTGTATGGTAAAAATCAGTTTTACGTTGAGGAGTATTTAATAAATATAAATTTTTCTTCTAAAGGTGGTGTTACAAAAGATGAATTTAAAGAAATACTTGAAAAGGAATATGCATTAAAATAA
- a CDS encoding FEKKY domain-containing protein yields MNKLKSFSALLLLTFSALTFAQKQSKENSFHTKSKAENSKKVLPNESLPHFMQFGIMSRNHEEFTKKYGIYVIYQNCVISQFQSKKAKENNQFVAKSLTEKYGNGWEKDLGFIPYGL; encoded by the coding sequence ATGAATAAACTTAAATCATTTTCCGCTTTACTGTTACTGACTTTTTCAGCTCTTACATTCGCTCAGAAGCAATCGAAGGAAAATTCTTTTCACACAAAATCCAAAGCAGAAAATAGCAAAAAGGTTTTACCGAATGAAAGTCTGCCGCACTTCATGCAGTTCGGAATCATGTCTCGAAACCATGAAGAGTTCACAAAAAAATACGGTATTTATGTAATTTACCAGAATTGCGTCATTAGCCAGTTTCAGTCAAAAAAAGCAAAAGAAAACAATCAGTTTGTTGCCAAAAGTCTTACAGAAAAGTACGGAAACGGGTGGGAAAAAGATCTCGGTTTTATTCCTTACGGATTATAA